In one window of Episyrphus balteatus chromosome 3, idEpiBalt1.1, whole genome shotgun sequence DNA:
- the LOC129913928 gene encoding soma ferritin yields the protein MKFVIALASILFLGSVASVEEGACSKATSNVCSVVNPTGNFGNCNAQYGAIPHIEHHLQSYASQQLSASYDYLLLSTFYNTYQRDRPGFSKLFRSLSDEAFENTIKLIKHVTKRGGVIPFRMHQQVKRGRVPVEDDKKTLDFDELPSLSKALDMEKELSKKAIELHAHVSVHNSQATKTVTYDPEITQFLEEEFLGKQSSNIRKLSGYANDLHKIVDRNANGGSSTALGVFLFDEYLQKQ from the exons atgaaattcgTCATCGCTCTTGCGTCGATTTTGTTCCTCGGCTCTGTTGCCAGTGTGGAAGAGGGAGCCTGCTCCAAGGCAACATCAAATGTCTGCAGTGTGGTTAACCCCACTGGAA ATTTTGGTAACTGTAACGCACAATACGGTGCTATTCCCCACATTGAACACCATCTTCAATCATATGCTAGCCAACAGTTGAGTGCATCATACGACTATTTGCTATTGAGCACATTCTACAACACCTACCAACGCGATCGTCCTGGATTCTCTAAACTTTTCCGTTCTCTGTCCGATGAAGCTTTCGAAAATACCATCAAGCTAATTAAGCATGTGACCAAACGTGGTGGTGTCATTCCATTCAGAATGCACCAACAAGTCAAACGCGGTCGTGTTCCAGTTGAAGATGACAAAAAGACTTTGGACTTTGATGAATTACCATCATTGTCAAAGGCTTTGGACATGGAGAAGGAACTGTCAAAGAAAGCTATTGAACTACATGCTCATGTTTCAGTTCACAATAGCCAAGCTACCAAGACCGTAACTTATGATCCAGAAATTACTCAATTCTTGGAAGAGGAATTCCTTGGCAAACAATCTTCCAACATTCGTAAATTGTCGGGATATGccaatgatttgcataagattGTTGATAGGAATGCCAATGGTGGTAGTTCGACTGCTTTGGGAGTGTTCTTGTTTGATGAGTATTTGCAAAAGCAGTAA
- the LOC129913929 gene encoding ferritin subunit, which yields MKLIVGLTVLLSAVALISADLECSIPLDEKAEIPQGWINMTQVCTDALKKQIQTEIGASYEYLEMAAYFSQDVVNRPGFAELFFKSAREEREHGIKLIEYLTMRGGNLQEGVHKLISVPYKEEKYEIKFDGVSALKHAVEMETAVTKSIRALIETCENDNNDYHLVDYLTGVYLEEQHKGTRELAGKLTTLKKMENSHGKLAEFLFDKQL from the exons ATGAAACTCATCGTTGGTTTAACTGTTCTTCTCAGTGCCGTTGCACTCATTTCCGCAGATTTGGAAT GCTCCATTCCACTTGATGAAAAAGCAGAAATCCCCCAAGGATGGATCAACATGACACAAGTCTGTACTGACGCTTTGAAGAAGCAAATCCAAACTGAAATTGGAGCCTCATACGAATATCTTGAGATGGCTGCTTACTTCTCACAAGACGTTGTCAATCGTCCCGGATTTGCAGAGCTTTTCTTCAAGTCTGCCCGCGAGGAACGTGAAcatggaatcaaattgattgaatATCTGACAATGCGTGGTGGTAATCTCCAAGAAGGTGTCCACAAATTGATCTCTGTTCCT tacaaagaagaaaaatacgaa atCAAATTCGATGGTGTCAGTGCCCTCAAGCATGCCGTTGAAATGGAAACAGCTGTAACCAAGTCAATTCGTGCTCTCATTGAAACATGTGAAAATGATAACAATGACTATCAt cttGTTGATTACTTGACTGGTGTCTACCTTGAAGAACAACACAAGGGTACCCGCGAATTGGCTGGCAAATTGACAACACTCAAAAAGATGGAGAACAGCCATGGAAAATTGGCTGAATTCTTGTTTGACAAACAATTGTAA
- the LOC129916111 gene encoding stomoxyn-like, with translation MKFFKYFALIAILILCLTASSEAGFGKKFKKAIKKAGHKIEHMGQNAVNTIHKTAGAVADAGKIAAGAAVVGSVIP, from the exons atgaagTTCTTCAAATATTTCGCACTTATTGCAATTTTGATTCTCTGCTTGACAGCTTCAAGTGAAGCTGGATTTggaaagaaattcaaaaaagctATT AAAAAAGCTGGACACAAGATTGAGCACATGGGACAGAACGCTGTGAACACTATTCACAAGACAGCAGGAGCAGTTGCTGATGCTGGTAAAATTGCTGCAGGAGCAGCTGTTGTAGGAAGCGTAATTccttag